In Castor canadensis chromosome 11, mCasCan1.hap1v2, whole genome shotgun sequence, a single genomic region encodes these proteins:
- the Hcn3 gene encoding potassium/sodium hyperpolarization-activated cyclic nucleotide-gated channel 3 isoform X2 has translation MEAEQRLAAGAGEGTTPGLEAAPPAAPAPANAASGPIPGSASEPKRRQLGTLLQPTVNKFSLRVFGSHKAVEIEQERVKSAGAWIIHPYSDFRFYWDLIMLLLMVGNLIVLPVGITFFKEENSPPWIVFNVLSDTFFLLDLVLNFRTGIVVEEGAEILLAPRAIRTRYLRTWFLVDLISSIPVDYIFLVVELEPRLDAEVYKTARALRIVRFTKILSLLRLLRLSRLIRYIHQWEEVGRGDLSHDL, from the exons ATGGAGGCGGAGCAGCGGCTGGCGGCAGGGGCCGGCGAAGGGACGACCCCTGGGCTGGAGGCGGCGCCTCCCGCTGCTCCGGCTCCAGCGAACGCAGCCTCAGGTCCGATCCCTGGGTCCGCGTCGGAGCCTAAGAGAAGGCAGCTCGGGACGCTGCTGCAGCCCACGGTCAACAAGTTCTCTCTTCGGGTGTTCGGCAGCCACAAAGCAGTGGAAATCGAGCAGGAGCGGGTGAAGTCAGCGGGGGCCTGGATCATCCACCCCTACAGCGACTTCCG GTTTTACTGGGACCTTATCATGCTGTTGCTGATGGTGGGGAACCTCATTGTACTGCCGGTGGGCATCACCTTCTTCAAGGAGGAGAATTCCCCACCCTGGATTGTCTTCAACGTCCTCTCCGACACTTTCTTCCTGCTGGATCTGGTACTCAACTTTCGCACAGGCATTGTAGTGGAGGAAGGTGCTGAGATCCTGCTGGCCCCACGTGCCATCCGCACCCGCTACCTGCGCACCTGGTTCCTGGTTGACCTCATCTCCTCCATCCCAGTGGATTACATCTTCCTGGTGGTGGAGCTAGAACCTCGGCTGGATGCTGAGGTCTACAAAACAGCGCGGGCCCTGCGCATTGTTCGTTTCACCAAGATCCTCAGCCTGCTGCGGCTGCTCCGCCTCTCCCGCCTCATCCGCTACAtacaccagtgggaggaggtggggcgGGGAG ATCTTTCACATGACCTATGA
- the Clk2 gene encoding dual specificity protein kinase CLK2 isoform X4, translating into MPHPRRYHSSERGSRGSYHEHYRSRKHKRRRSRSWSSSSDRTRRRRREDSYHVRSRSYDEHSSDRRVYDRRYCGSYRRNDYSRDRGEAYYDTDYRHSYEYHRENSSYRSQRSSRRKHRRRRRHSRTFSHSSSHSSRRAKSVEDDAEGHLIYHVGDWLQERYEIVSTLGEGTFGRVVQCVDHRRGGARVALKIIKNVEKYKEAARLEINVLEKINEKDPDNKNLCVQMFDWFDYHGHMCISFELLGLSTFDFLKDNNYLPYPIHQVRHMAFQLCQAVKFLHDNKLTHTDLKPENILFVNSDYELTYNLEKKRDERSVKSTAVRVVDFGSATFDHEHHSTIVSTRHYRAPEVILELGWSQPCDVWSIGCIIFEYYVGFTLFQTHDNREHLAMMERILGPIPSRMIRKTRKQKYFYRGRLDWDENTSAGRYVRENCKPLRRYLTSEAEEHHQLFDLIESMLEYEPAKRLTLGEALQHPFFARLRTEPPNTKLWDSSRDISR; encoded by the exons atGCCTCATCCCCGAAGGTACCACTCCTCAGAAAGAGGCAGCCGGGGAAGTTACCACGAACACTATCGGAGCCGAAAGCATAAGCGACGAAGAAGTCGTTCCTGGTCAAGTAGCAGTGATCGGACACGGCGGCGCAGGCGGGAGGATAGCTACCATGTTCGTTCCCGAAG CTATGACGAACATTCATCAGACCGGAGGGTATATGACCGGCGGTACTGTGGCAGCTACAGGCGTAACGACTATAGCCGGGATCGGGGAGAAGCCTACTATGACACAGACTATCGGCATTCCTATGAGTATCATCGGGAGAACAGCAGTTACCGCAGCCAGCGTAGCAGCCGAAGGAAGCACAGACGGCGGAGGAGGCACAGTCGGACTTTCAGCCACTCATCTTCG CACAGCAGCCGGAGAGCCAAGAGTGTAGAGGACGACGCTGAGGGCCACCTCATCTACCACGTCGGGGACTGGCTACAAGAGCGAT aTGAAATTGTAAGCACCTTAGGAGAGGGGACCTTTGGCCGAGTTGTACAGTGTGTCGACCATCGCAG GGGTGGGGCTCGAGTTGCCCTGAAGATCATTAAGAATGTGGAGAAGTACAAGGAAGCAGCTCGACTTGAAATCAATGTGCTAGAGAAGATCAATGAAAAGGATCCTGACAACAAGAA cctctgtgtCCAGATGTTTGACTGGTTTGACTACCATGGCCACATGTGTATCTCCTTTGAGCTTCTGGGCCTTAGCACCTTCGATTTCCTCAAAGACAACAACTACCTGCCCTACCCCATCCACCAAGTGCGTCACATGGCCTTCCAGCTGTGCCAGGCTGTCAAGT TCCTCCATGATAACAAGTTGACACATACGGACCTCAAACCTGAAAACATTCTCTTTGTGAATTCAGACTACGAGCTTACCTACAACCTAGAGAAG AAGCGAGATGAGCGCAGTGTGAAGAGCACAGCTGTTCGGGTGGTAGACTTTGGCAGTGCCACCTTTGACCATGAGCATCATAGCACCATTGTCTCCACTCGTCATTACCGAGCACCAGAAGTCATCCTTG AGTTGGGCTGGTCTCAGCCTTGTGATGTGTGGAGCATAGGCTGCATCATCTTTGAGTACTATGTTGGCTTCACCCTCTTCCAG ACTCATGACAACAGAGAACATCTAGCCATGATGGAAAGGATCCTGGGTCCCATACCTTCTCGGATGATTCGAAAGACAAG AAAGCAGAAATATTTTTACCGGGGTCGCCTGGATTGGGATGAGAACACTTCAGCTGGGCGCTACGTTCGTGAGAACTGCAAACCACTACGG CGGTATCTGACCTCAGAGGCAGAGGAACACCACCAGCTCTTCGATCTGATTGAAAGTATGTTAGAGTATGAACCTGCTAAGCGGCTGACCTTAGGCGAAGCCCTTCAGCATCCTTTCTTCGCCCGCCTACGGACTGAGCCACCCAACACCAAGTTGTGGGATTCCAGTCGGGATATCAGTCGGTGA
- the Clk2 gene encoding dual specificity protein kinase CLK2 isoform X3, translated as MPHPRRYHSSERGSRGSYHEHYRSRKHKRRRSRSWSSSSDRTRRRRREDSYHVRSRSYDEHSSDRRVYDRRYCGSYRRNDYSRDRGEAYYDTDYRHSYEYHRENSSYRSQRSSRRKHRRRRRHSRTFSHSSSQHSSRRAKSVEDDAEGHLIYHVGDWLQERYEIVSTLGEGTFGRVVQCVDHRRGGARVALKIIKNVEKYKEAARLEINVLEKINEKDPDNKNLCVQMFDWFDYHGHMCISFELLGLSTFDFLKDNNYLPYPIHQVRHMAFQLCQAVKFLHDNKLTHTDLKPENILFVNSDYELTYNLEKKRDERSVKSTAVRVVDFGSATFDHEHHSTIVSTRHYRAPEVILELGWSQPCDVWSIGCIIFEYYVGFTLFQTHDNREHLAMMERILGPIPSRMIRKTRKQKYFYRGRLDWDENTSAGRYVRENCKPLRRYLTSEAEEHHQLFDLIESMLEYEPAKRLTLGEALQHPFFARLRTEPPNTKLWDSSRDISR; from the exons atGCCTCATCCCCGAAGGTACCACTCCTCAGAAAGAGGCAGCCGGGGAAGTTACCACGAACACTATCGGAGCCGAAAGCATAAGCGACGAAGAAGTCGTTCCTGGTCAAGTAGCAGTGATCGGACACGGCGGCGCAGGCGGGAGGATAGCTACCATGTTCGTTCCCGAAG CTATGACGAACATTCATCAGACCGGAGGGTATATGACCGGCGGTACTGTGGCAGCTACAGGCGTAACGACTATAGCCGGGATCGGGGAGAAGCCTACTATGACACAGACTATCGGCATTCCTATGAGTATCATCGGGAGAACAGCAGTTACCGCAGCCAGCGTAGCAGCCGAAGGAAGCACAGACGGCGGAGGAGGCACAGTCGGACTTTCAGCCACTCATCTTCG CAGCACAGCAGCCGGAGAGCCAAGAGTGTAGAGGACGACGCTGAGGGCCACCTCATCTACCACGTCGGGGACTGGCTACAAGAGCGAT aTGAAATTGTAAGCACCTTAGGAGAGGGGACCTTTGGCCGAGTTGTACAGTGTGTCGACCATCGCAG GGGTGGGGCTCGAGTTGCCCTGAAGATCATTAAGAATGTGGAGAAGTACAAGGAAGCAGCTCGACTTGAAATCAATGTGCTAGAGAAGATCAATGAAAAGGATCCTGACAACAAGAA cctctgtgtCCAGATGTTTGACTGGTTTGACTACCATGGCCACATGTGTATCTCCTTTGAGCTTCTGGGCCTTAGCACCTTCGATTTCCTCAAAGACAACAACTACCTGCCCTACCCCATCCACCAAGTGCGTCACATGGCCTTCCAGCTGTGCCAGGCTGTCAAGT TCCTCCATGATAACAAGTTGACACATACGGACCTCAAACCTGAAAACATTCTCTTTGTGAATTCAGACTACGAGCTTACCTACAACCTAGAGAAG AAGCGAGATGAGCGCAGTGTGAAGAGCACAGCTGTTCGGGTGGTAGACTTTGGCAGTGCCACCTTTGACCATGAGCATCATAGCACCATTGTCTCCACTCGTCATTACCGAGCACCAGAAGTCATCCTTG AGTTGGGCTGGTCTCAGCCTTGTGATGTGTGGAGCATAGGCTGCATCATCTTTGAGTACTATGTTGGCTTCACCCTCTTCCAG ACTCATGACAACAGAGAACATCTAGCCATGATGGAAAGGATCCTGGGTCCCATACCTTCTCGGATGATTCGAAAGACAAG AAAGCAGAAATATTTTTACCGGGGTCGCCTGGATTGGGATGAGAACACTTCAGCTGGGCGCTACGTTCGTGAGAACTGCAAACCACTACGG CGGTATCTGACCTCAGAGGCAGAGGAACACCACCAGCTCTTCGATCTGATTGAAAGTATGTTAGAGTATGAACCTGCTAAGCGGCTGACCTTAGGCGAAGCCCTTCAGCATCCTTTCTTCGCCCGCCTACGGACTGAGCCACCCAACACCAAGTTGTGGGATTCCAGTCGGGATATCAGTCGGTGA
- the Clk2 gene encoding dual specificity protein kinase CLK2 isoform X2, whose amino-acid sequence MPHPRRYHSSERGSRGSYHEHYRSRKHKRRRSRSWSSSSDRTRRRRREDSYHVRSRSSYDEHSSDRRVYDRRYCGSYRRNDYSRDRGEAYYDTDYRHSYEYHRENSSYRSQRSSRRKHRRRRRHSRTFSHSSSHSSRRAKSVEDDAEGHLIYHVGDWLQERYEIVSTLGEGTFGRVVQCVDHRRGGARVALKIIKNVEKYKEAARLEINVLEKINEKDPDNKNLCVQMFDWFDYHGHMCISFELLGLSTFDFLKDNNYLPYPIHQVRHMAFQLCQAVKFLHDNKLTHTDLKPENILFVNSDYELTYNLEKKRDERSVKSTAVRVVDFGSATFDHEHHSTIVSTRHYRAPEVILELGWSQPCDVWSIGCIIFEYYVGFTLFQTHDNREHLAMMERILGPIPSRMIRKTRKQKYFYRGRLDWDENTSAGRYVRENCKPLRRYLTSEAEEHHQLFDLIESMLEYEPAKRLTLGEALQHPFFARLRTEPPNTKLWDSSRDISR is encoded by the exons atGCCTCATCCCCGAAGGTACCACTCCTCAGAAAGAGGCAGCCGGGGAAGTTACCACGAACACTATCGGAGCCGAAAGCATAAGCGACGAAGAAGTCGTTCCTGGTCAAGTAGCAGTGATCGGACACGGCGGCGCAGGCGGGAGGATAGCTACCATGTTCGTTCCCGAAG CAGCTATGACGAACATTCATCAGACCGGAGGGTATATGACCGGCGGTACTGTGGCAGCTACAGGCGTAACGACTATAGCCGGGATCGGGGAGAAGCCTACTATGACACAGACTATCGGCATTCCTATGAGTATCATCGGGAGAACAGCAGTTACCGCAGCCAGCGTAGCAGCCGAAGGAAGCACAGACGGCGGAGGAGGCACAGTCGGACTTTCAGCCACTCATCTTCG CACAGCAGCCGGAGAGCCAAGAGTGTAGAGGACGACGCTGAGGGCCACCTCATCTACCACGTCGGGGACTGGCTACAAGAGCGAT aTGAAATTGTAAGCACCTTAGGAGAGGGGACCTTTGGCCGAGTTGTACAGTGTGTCGACCATCGCAG GGGTGGGGCTCGAGTTGCCCTGAAGATCATTAAGAATGTGGAGAAGTACAAGGAAGCAGCTCGACTTGAAATCAATGTGCTAGAGAAGATCAATGAAAAGGATCCTGACAACAAGAA cctctgtgtCCAGATGTTTGACTGGTTTGACTACCATGGCCACATGTGTATCTCCTTTGAGCTTCTGGGCCTTAGCACCTTCGATTTCCTCAAAGACAACAACTACCTGCCCTACCCCATCCACCAAGTGCGTCACATGGCCTTCCAGCTGTGCCAGGCTGTCAAGT TCCTCCATGATAACAAGTTGACACATACGGACCTCAAACCTGAAAACATTCTCTTTGTGAATTCAGACTACGAGCTTACCTACAACCTAGAGAAG AAGCGAGATGAGCGCAGTGTGAAGAGCACAGCTGTTCGGGTGGTAGACTTTGGCAGTGCCACCTTTGACCATGAGCATCATAGCACCATTGTCTCCACTCGTCATTACCGAGCACCAGAAGTCATCCTTG AGTTGGGCTGGTCTCAGCCTTGTGATGTGTGGAGCATAGGCTGCATCATCTTTGAGTACTATGTTGGCTTCACCCTCTTCCAG ACTCATGACAACAGAGAACATCTAGCCATGATGGAAAGGATCCTGGGTCCCATACCTTCTCGGATGATTCGAAAGACAAG AAAGCAGAAATATTTTTACCGGGGTCGCCTGGATTGGGATGAGAACACTTCAGCTGGGCGCTACGTTCGTGAGAACTGCAAACCACTACGG CGGTATCTGACCTCAGAGGCAGAGGAACACCACCAGCTCTTCGATCTGATTGAAAGTATGTTAGAGTATGAACCTGCTAAGCGGCTGACCTTAGGCGAAGCCCTTCAGCATCCTTTCTTCGCCCGCCTACGGACTGAGCCACCCAACACCAAGTTGTGGGATTCCAGTCGGGATATCAGTCGGTGA
- the Clk2 gene encoding dual specificity protein kinase CLK2 isoform X1 has protein sequence MPHPRRYHSSERGSRGSYHEHYRSRKHKRRRSRSWSSSSDRTRRRRREDSYHVRSRSSYDEHSSDRRVYDRRYCGSYRRNDYSRDRGEAYYDTDYRHSYEYHRENSSYRSQRSSRRKHRRRRRHSRTFSHSSSQHSSRRAKSVEDDAEGHLIYHVGDWLQERYEIVSTLGEGTFGRVVQCVDHRRGGARVALKIIKNVEKYKEAARLEINVLEKINEKDPDNKNLCVQMFDWFDYHGHMCISFELLGLSTFDFLKDNNYLPYPIHQVRHMAFQLCQAVKFLHDNKLTHTDLKPENILFVNSDYELTYNLEKKRDERSVKSTAVRVVDFGSATFDHEHHSTIVSTRHYRAPEVILELGWSQPCDVWSIGCIIFEYYVGFTLFQTHDNREHLAMMERILGPIPSRMIRKTRKQKYFYRGRLDWDENTSAGRYVRENCKPLRRYLTSEAEEHHQLFDLIESMLEYEPAKRLTLGEALQHPFFARLRTEPPNTKLWDSSRDISR, from the exons atGCCTCATCCCCGAAGGTACCACTCCTCAGAAAGAGGCAGCCGGGGAAGTTACCACGAACACTATCGGAGCCGAAAGCATAAGCGACGAAGAAGTCGTTCCTGGTCAAGTAGCAGTGATCGGACACGGCGGCGCAGGCGGGAGGATAGCTACCATGTTCGTTCCCGAAG CAGCTATGACGAACATTCATCAGACCGGAGGGTATATGACCGGCGGTACTGTGGCAGCTACAGGCGTAACGACTATAGCCGGGATCGGGGAGAAGCCTACTATGACACAGACTATCGGCATTCCTATGAGTATCATCGGGAGAACAGCAGTTACCGCAGCCAGCGTAGCAGCCGAAGGAAGCACAGACGGCGGAGGAGGCACAGTCGGACTTTCAGCCACTCATCTTCG CAGCACAGCAGCCGGAGAGCCAAGAGTGTAGAGGACGACGCTGAGGGCCACCTCATCTACCACGTCGGGGACTGGCTACAAGAGCGAT aTGAAATTGTAAGCACCTTAGGAGAGGGGACCTTTGGCCGAGTTGTACAGTGTGTCGACCATCGCAG GGGTGGGGCTCGAGTTGCCCTGAAGATCATTAAGAATGTGGAGAAGTACAAGGAAGCAGCTCGACTTGAAATCAATGTGCTAGAGAAGATCAATGAAAAGGATCCTGACAACAAGAA cctctgtgtCCAGATGTTTGACTGGTTTGACTACCATGGCCACATGTGTATCTCCTTTGAGCTTCTGGGCCTTAGCACCTTCGATTTCCTCAAAGACAACAACTACCTGCCCTACCCCATCCACCAAGTGCGTCACATGGCCTTCCAGCTGTGCCAGGCTGTCAAGT TCCTCCATGATAACAAGTTGACACATACGGACCTCAAACCTGAAAACATTCTCTTTGTGAATTCAGACTACGAGCTTACCTACAACCTAGAGAAG AAGCGAGATGAGCGCAGTGTGAAGAGCACAGCTGTTCGGGTGGTAGACTTTGGCAGTGCCACCTTTGACCATGAGCATCATAGCACCATTGTCTCCACTCGTCATTACCGAGCACCAGAAGTCATCCTTG AGTTGGGCTGGTCTCAGCCTTGTGATGTGTGGAGCATAGGCTGCATCATCTTTGAGTACTATGTTGGCTTCACCCTCTTCCAG ACTCATGACAACAGAGAACATCTAGCCATGATGGAAAGGATCCTGGGTCCCATACCTTCTCGGATGATTCGAAAGACAAG AAAGCAGAAATATTTTTACCGGGGTCGCCTGGATTGGGATGAGAACACTTCAGCTGGGCGCTACGTTCGTGAGAACTGCAAACCACTACGG CGGTATCTGACCTCAGAGGCAGAGGAACACCACCAGCTCTTCGATCTGATTGAAAGTATGTTAGAGTATGAACCTGCTAAGCGGCTGACCTTAGGCGAAGCCCTTCAGCATCCTTTCTTCGCCCGCCTACGGACTGAGCCACCCAACACCAAGTTGTGGGATTCCAGTCGGGATATCAGTCGGTGA
- the Clk2 gene encoding dual specificity protein kinase CLK2 isoform X5, with protein MFDWFDYHGHMCISFELLGLSTFDFLKDNNYLPYPIHQVRHMAFQLCQAVKFLHDNKLTHTDLKPENILFVNSDYELTYNLEKKRDERSVKSTAVRVVDFGSATFDHEHHSTIVSTRHYRAPEVILELGWSQPCDVWSIGCIIFEYYVGFTLFQTHDNREHLAMMERILGPIPSRMIRKTRKQKYFYRGRLDWDENTSAGRYVRENCKPLRRYLTSEAEEHHQLFDLIESMLEYEPAKRLTLGEALQHPFFARLRTEPPNTKLWDSSRDISR; from the exons ATGTTTGACTGGTTTGACTACCATGGCCACATGTGTATCTCCTTTGAGCTTCTGGGCCTTAGCACCTTCGATTTCCTCAAAGACAACAACTACCTGCCCTACCCCATCCACCAAGTGCGTCACATGGCCTTCCAGCTGTGCCAGGCTGTCAAGT TCCTCCATGATAACAAGTTGACACATACGGACCTCAAACCTGAAAACATTCTCTTTGTGAATTCAGACTACGAGCTTACCTACAACCTAGAGAAG AAGCGAGATGAGCGCAGTGTGAAGAGCACAGCTGTTCGGGTGGTAGACTTTGGCAGTGCCACCTTTGACCATGAGCATCATAGCACCATTGTCTCCACTCGTCATTACCGAGCACCAGAAGTCATCCTTG AGTTGGGCTGGTCTCAGCCTTGTGATGTGTGGAGCATAGGCTGCATCATCTTTGAGTACTATGTTGGCTTCACCCTCTTCCAG ACTCATGACAACAGAGAACATCTAGCCATGATGGAAAGGATCCTGGGTCCCATACCTTCTCGGATGATTCGAAAGACAAG AAAGCAGAAATATTTTTACCGGGGTCGCCTGGATTGGGATGAGAACACTTCAGCTGGGCGCTACGTTCGTGAGAACTGCAAACCACTACGG CGGTATCTGACCTCAGAGGCAGAGGAACACCACCAGCTCTTCGATCTGATTGAAAGTATGTTAGAGTATGAACCTGCTAAGCGGCTGACCTTAGGCGAAGCCCTTCAGCATCCTTTCTTCGCCCGCCTACGGACTGAGCCACCCAACACCAAGTTGTGGGATTCCAGTCGGGATATCAGTCGGTGA